One Eubacteriales bacterium mix99 genomic window carries:
- a CDS encoding ATP-binding cassette domain-containing protein produces the protein MSSGNPIIRIEGLSKKFKGANGDISALEDINLEIRKGEIFGIIGMSGAGKSTLVRCVNFLEKPTKGKVYFNGRDLSRLTKKELYQVRRSIGMIFQQFNLLMQRTVAGNVCFPLEIAGVDRKTAGKRAGELLKLVGISEKADAYPSQLSGGQRQRVAIARALATNPRALLCDEATSALDPATTRGVLKLLRDINRRLGITIVVITHEMKVIEEICSRVAILDSSHIAEVGSVEEIFTRPKTSAARRLVFPGDPSMGKLSGTRCCRIVFNGNSSFEPVIAEMVLDFRQVVNILFADMKNIDGKAFGHIVIQLPDNDLVADRMMEYVRSRGLAAEEVEGYV, from the coding sequence ATGAGCAGCGGAAATCCAATTATTCGGATAGAAGGATTGAGTAAAAAATTCAAAGGTGCCAATGGCGATATTTCTGCCCTGGAGGATATCAATCTGGAAATCCGGAAGGGAGAAATCTTCGGAATTATCGGTATGAGCGGCGCCGGGAAGAGTACCCTGGTGCGCTGCGTGAATTTTTTGGAAAAGCCAACGAAAGGCAAGGTCTATTTTAACGGACGCGATCTCTCCCGGCTGACCAAAAAGGAATTGTACCAGGTCCGGAGATCCATCGGAATGATATTCCAGCAGTTCAACCTGCTGATGCAGCGTACCGTAGCCGGCAATGTCTGCTTTCCCCTGGAGATTGCCGGAGTGGATCGAAAAACGGCAGGAAAACGTGCGGGGGAGCTGCTGAAGTTGGTGGGGATATCCGAGAAGGCGGATGCCTATCCGTCCCAGTTATCCGGAGGACAGCGGCAAAGGGTGGCGATTGCCAGGGCTCTTGCCACCAATCCCAGGGCGCTTCTCTGCGACGAGGCAACCAGTGCCCTGGATCCGGCGACAACACGTGGGGTACTGAAACTTCTGCGGGACATCAACCGACGTCTGGGCATTACGATTGTCGTGATCACCCATGAAATGAAGGTCATTGAAGAAATATGCAGCCGGGTTGCCATCCTGGACAGCAGTCATATTGCAGAGGTAGGCAGTGTGGAGGAGATCTTTACCAGGCCGAAGACATCAGCAGCCAGGCGTCTGGTGTTTCCCGGGGATCCCTCCATGGGAAAACTTTCCGGTACCCGTTGCTGCCGGATAGTATTCAACGGGAATTCTTCCTTTGAGCCGGTGATCGCGGAAATGGTGCTGGATTTCCGGCAGGTGGTGAATATTCTGTTTGCCGATATGAAAAACATAGATGGAAAGGCGTTCGGACACATTGTCATTCAGCTTCCGGACAATGACCTGGTTGCGGATCGGATGATGGAATATGTTCGGTCCAGGGGTCTTGCGGCGGAGGAGGTGGAAGGGTATGTTTGA
- a CDS encoding ABC transporter permease, with translation MFDMEVFRMIGSGLLETLYMVLVSTAMAYVLGLPLGIALVVTDRDGIRPMPHVNRIIGLIVNILRSVPFLILLIAVIPITKKIVGTTIGPNATVVPLVIASAPFVARVVESSLKEVDKGVIEAAESMGASPWKIIYRVILPEARPSLIVGGTIAVTTILSYSAMAGIVAGGGLGDIAIRYGYYRYQTNIMLVTVALLVIIVQVLQEIGMKLANIGDRRNG, from the coding sequence ATGTTTGATATGGAAGTGTTCCGCATGATCGGTTCCGGGCTGCTGGAGACCCTTTATATGGTGCTGGTTTCCACAGCAATGGCTTACGTGCTTGGTCTGCCTCTGGGCATTGCACTGGTGGTGACGGACAGGGACGGAATCCGGCCGATGCCGCATGTGAACCGGATCATCGGCCTAATTGTAAATATACTGCGTTCTGTTCCGTTTCTGATTTTGCTGATTGCTGTGATACCGATTACCAAGAAGATCGTAGGAACGACCATCGGCCCCAATGCCACTGTAGTTCCGCTGGTCATTGCTTCCGCACCGTTTGTTGCCAGGGTTGTGGAATCCTCTCTGAAGGAAGTGGACAAGGGGGTCATTGAGGCAGCGGAGTCCATGGGGGCTTCCCCCTGGAAGATTATTTATAGGGTGATCCTTCCGGAAGCCCGGCCTTCGCTGATCGTGGGGGGCACCATTGCGGTGACCACCATTCTGAGTTACTCCGCCATGGCCGGTATCGTTGCCGGCGGCGGACTGGGGGATATCGCCATACGATATGGATATTACCGTTATCAGACCAATATCATGCTGGTCACTGTGGCGCTGCTTGTCATCATCGTACAGGTTCTTCAGGAAATCGGGATGAAGCTGGCGAATATCGGTGACAGAAGAAATGGATAA
- a CDS encoding MetQ/NlpA family ABC transporter substrate-binding protein, which yields MKRTVIFTLTVILTLSLFAGCSKPADDKKIVVGASPTPHAEILEVAKEILAKKGYHLEIKEFTDYVQPNLTLDSGDLDANYFQHKPYLDDFNKENKTNLVSMAAIHYEPFGIYAGKTDSLADLPDHARIAVPNDATNEARALILLESQGLIKLDPDAGLKATARDITENPKKIEVKEIEAAQLARSLSDVDMAVINGNYALQADLNPAKDALVLEKENSPMETFANVLAARKGDQDSEKLKALVEALKSEKVKKFMEDKYQGAVVPVN from the coding sequence ATGAAACGAACTGTTATCTTTACTCTGACAGTGATTCTGACCTTGTCCCTGTTTGCCGGATGTTCCAAACCTGCGGACGACAAGAAAATTGTGGTGGGCGCGTCACCGACTCCTCATGCAGAGATACTGGAGGTGGCAAAGGAGATATTGGCAAAAAAAGGCTATCATCTGGAAATTAAGGAATTCACGGATTATGTACAGCCGAATCTGACGCTGGATTCCGGAGATCTGGATGCCAACTATTTTCAGCATAAGCCCTATCTGGATGATTTCAACAAAGAGAACAAGACCAACCTGGTTTCCATGGCTGCCATTCATTATGAGCCATTTGGAATTTATGCCGGAAAGACGGATTCCCTGGCTGATCTGCCGGACCATGCCCGGATCGCGGTTCCCAATGATGCAACCAATGAAGCCAGGGCCTTGATTTTGCTGGAGTCCCAGGGGCTGATCAAACTGGATCCCGATGCCGGATTGAAGGCAACGGCCAGGGATATCACGGAGAATCCGAAGAAAATTGAAGTGAAGGAAATCGAGGCGGCGCAGCTGGCCCGTTCCCTGTCGGATGTGGATATGGCGGTCATCAACGGCAATTATGCCCTTCAGGCAGATCTGAATCCTGCAAAGGACGCTCTGGTACTGGAAAAGGAAAATTCACCCATGGAGACGTTTGCCAATGTTCTGGCAGCGCGGAAGGGAGATCAGGACAGTGAGAAGCTGAAGGCGCTGGTGGAAGCTCTGAAGAGCGAAAAAGTAAAGAAATTCATGGAGGATAAATATCAGGGCGCTGTTGTGCCGGTGAATTGA